A region from the Flavobacteriales bacterium genome encodes:
- a CDS encoding glycosyltransferase, which yields MKLFVLLSRVPYPLEKGDKLRAYHLVKRLAQKHDIFLCCLSDQAVAPDAVEHLRGFCQHIEVVHLPRWRIVLKLANAVFSRLPFQVSYFHQRHAQRQVDAAIERFRPDHIFCQLVRTTEYVRERWDLPKTIDYMDTLSKGMERRTETSSFWFKPLLRAETRRLIAYENLMFDLFDHRVIISAQDRDYIYHPARTSMAVIPNGVDTDHFKHIAQGAHYDLLFTGNMNYPPNIDSVLFLANKVLPLVRKERPGTNLLISGVDPSPRVRELAQRDPLITVTGWVKDIRASYADARIFVAPMQIGTGLQNKLLEAMAMGIPCITSPLANNAVGAAPNESILIGTEPEEHARHILRLLDHPEERDRVAMNGSHFVREQFDWQRSSDALDALITMGRTAVPLA from the coding sequence ATGAAGTTGTTCGTGCTGCTGAGCCGTGTGCCCTATCCGTTGGAGAAGGGCGACAAGCTGCGCGCCTACCACTTGGTGAAACGCCTGGCCCAGAAGCACGACATCTTCCTGTGCTGCCTCAGCGACCAGGCCGTTGCGCCCGACGCGGTGGAGCACTTGCGCGGCTTCTGCCAGCACATCGAAGTGGTGCACCTCCCCCGCTGGCGCATCGTATTGAAGCTCGCCAACGCGGTCTTCTCGCGTCTGCCGTTCCAGGTGAGCTACTTCCACCAGCGCCACGCACAACGCCAGGTGGATGCCGCCATCGAGCGCTTCAGGCCCGATCACATCTTCTGCCAGCTGGTGCGCACCACGGAATACGTGCGCGAACGCTGGGACCTGCCCAAGACGATCGATTACATGGACACGCTGAGCAAGGGCATGGAGCGCCGCACCGAGACCTCCTCGTTCTGGTTCAAACCGTTGTTGCGCGCTGAAACACGGCGTCTGATCGCTTACGAGAACCTGATGTTCGACCTGTTCGACCACCGCGTTATCATCAGCGCACAGGACAGGGACTACATCTATCATCCGGCGCGCACAAGCATGGCCGTGATACCCAACGGCGTTGACACCGACCATTTCAAGCACATTGCCCAAGGGGCGCACTACGACCTGCTGTTCACCGGCAACATGAACTACCCGCCGAACATCGACAGCGTGCTCTTCCTGGCCAACAAAGTGCTGCCGTTGGTGCGCAAAGAACGTCCGGGCACGAACCTGCTGATCAGCGGCGTGGACCCGAGCCCGCGCGTGCGCGAACTGGCGCAGCGCGATCCGCTCATTACCGTCACCGGTTGGGTGAAGGACATCCGCGCGTCCTACGCCGATGCCCGGATCTTCGTGGCACCGATGCAGATCGGAACGGGCTTGCAGAACAAGCTGCTCGAAGCCATGGCCATGGGCATACCGTGCATCACCAGCCCCTTGGCCAACAACGCCGTGGGTGCGGCCCCCAACGAATCCATCCTCATCGGTACCGAGCCGGAAGAACATGCGCGCCACATCCTACGTCTGCTCGACCACCCGGAGGAGCGCGACCGCGTGGCGATGAACGGTTCGCACTTTGTACGTGAACAGTTCGACTGGCAACGCAGTTCCGATGCGTTGGACGCGCTGATCACCATGGGCCGCACTGCGGTTCCTCTTGCCTGA
- a CDS encoding glycosyltransferase has translation MRILQLCHKPPFPPIDGGSKAMHNLTRGLLAAGHQVKVLCISTPKHPLEVDELPKAYVKQTAIEGVFVDTSMNVVDAFTDLITMDNYNISRFFSADMDIRLIRLLSEQRFDLILLESLFATPYIATIRRYTKSPIVLRSHNLEHVIQERIATGEKNILKKPYRQLLARQLKKYEMAVLDQVDGVAAISPSDAAKFASHCKGTPIATIPFGVDPAEYEVEAPGGTPIFFHLGSMDWLPNEEGIRWLLEHVWPKVIKKQPKARLHLAGNKMPKDLMDAAIEGVTISGRVRNSNSWMGARHVMVVPLFSAGGMRVKIIEGMAMAKCVISTPIGAEGIDHTDGENIVLARTATEFAEAMVEALEDPERTQRIGRKARKLVEERYSDGRIVRDLSAFFKSIGKG, from the coding sequence ATGCGCATCCTCCAGTTGTGCCATAAGCCGCCCTTCCCGCCCATCGATGGCGGCAGCAAGGCCATGCACAACCTCACCCGCGGCCTGCTCGCTGCGGGCCACCAGGTGAAGGTGCTGTGCATCAGCACGCCCAAGCATCCGTTGGAGGTGGATGAACTGCCCAAGGCCTACGTGAAACAGACGGCCATTGAAGGCGTGTTCGTGGACACGAGCATGAACGTGGTGGATGCGTTCACGGACCTCATCACGATGGACAACTACAACATCAGCCGGTTCTTCAGTGCGGACATGGACATCCGCCTGATCCGGTTGCTGAGCGAGCAGCGCTTCGACCTCATCCTGCTCGAGAGCTTGTTCGCCACACCGTACATCGCCACGATACGCCGCTACACGAAGTCGCCCATCGTGCTGCGCAGCCACAACCTGGAGCATGTCATCCAGGAGCGCATCGCCACCGGCGAGAAGAACATCCTGAAGAAGCCCTACCGCCAGTTGCTTGCTCGCCAACTGAAGAAGTACGAGATGGCCGTGCTGGACCAAGTGGACGGCGTGGCGGCCATCAGCCCGAGCGATGCCGCGAAGTTCGCGTCGCACTGCAAGGGCACGCCCATCGCCACCATCCCGTTCGGCGTGGATCCGGCCGAGTATGAAGTTGAAGCCCCCGGCGGCACGCCCATCTTCTTCCACTTGGGCAGCATGGATTGGCTGCCGAACGAGGAGGGCATCCGCTGGCTGCTGGAGCACGTATGGCCGAAAGTCATCAAGAAACAACCGAAGGCCCGTCTGCACCTGGCAGGCAACAAGATGCCCAAGGACCTGATGGATGCTGCGATCGAGGGCGTTACCATCAGTGGCCGCGTGCGCAACAGCAACTCGTGGATGGGCGCCCGCCATGTGATGGTGGTGCCGCTCTTCAGTGCCGGCGGCATGCGCGTGAAGATCATTGAGGGCATGGCCATGGCGAAGTGCGTGATCAGCACGCCCATCGGAGCGGAAGGCATCGACCACACCGACGGCGAGAACATCGTGCTGGCGCGGACGGCAACCGAATTCGCCGAGGCCATGGTGGAGGCGTTGGAAGACCCGGAGCGCACACAGCGGATCGGCCGCAAGGCGCGCAAACTGGTGGAGGAACGCTACAGCGATGGCCGCATCGTGCGCGACCTGTCCGCCTTCTTCAAGAGCATCGGCAAAGGATGA
- a CDS encoding LptF/LptG family permease, with protein sequence MKRLHLMMLRSFWGPLLITFILVLFILCMQFLWKYVDDLMGKGLEWTVLAELLLYAAASFVPLAMPLAILLSSIMTMGALGENSELVPMRSAGLGLFRILRPLVVASVLMAGLSFWFSNNVIPVANLKFYSLLWDVTQKKPALNLQPGVFYNGITGVSIRVREKHEDGSLKDILIHDHREQFQGNRTVIRAADGRMERSADGRYLVLKLDSGVVYDERSTLGDTRQRGRKASGKYPLLRGTFQHDELRLDLSALDFKRVDEDLYKDQYKMLTIGQLEFAIDSLHLVNARRVLSQERFLRSASWAVRDSARANGEGVYTDRKAFLGRIGREGQQTLMDQAMNLARGQVEFLERSIREREQAKEQLARYGIEWHRKLMLSCACVIFFFIGAPLGAIVRKGGLGLPVVIAVVFFLVFHIISYSTEQMVKNLDLEPWPGMWISTLVVLPIGLFITWKAATDSPLLDADAYHRAWDRFRRKRTVPDAHPPVVP encoded by the coding sequence ATGAAGCGGCTGCACCTGATGATGCTCAGGTCCTTTTGGGGACCGCTGCTGATCACCTTTATTCTGGTGCTCTTCATTCTGTGCATGCAGTTCCTGTGGAAGTACGTGGACGACCTCATGGGCAAGGGCCTGGAGTGGACCGTCCTCGCAGAACTGCTGCTTTACGCCGCCGCCAGTTTCGTTCCGCTGGCCATGCCGCTGGCCATCCTGCTCAGCAGCATCATGACCATGGGCGCCTTGGGAGAGAACAGCGAGTTGGTGCCTATGCGCAGCGCAGGACTGGGCCTGTTCCGCATCCTGCGCCCGTTGGTTGTGGCCTCGGTGCTCATGGCCGGTCTATCGTTCTGGTTCAGCAACAACGTGATCCCCGTGGCCAACCTGAAGTTCTACAGCCTGCTGTGGGACGTGACACAGAAGAAACCCGCACTGAACCTGCAGCCCGGCGTGTTCTACAACGGCATCACCGGCGTGAGCATCCGCGTGCGCGAGAAGCATGAGGACGGCTCGTTGAAGGACATCCTCATCCACGACCACCGCGAACAGTTCCAGGGCAACCGCACGGTGATACGCGCCGCCGACGGCCGCATGGAGCGCAGCGCCGATGGCCGTTACCTGGTGCTGAAGCTGGACAGTGGTGTGGTGTACGACGAACGTTCGACCCTCGGCGACACACGCCAACGGGGTCGTAAGGCCAGCGGCAAATACCCGTTGCTACGCGGCACCTTCCAGCACGATGAGCTGCGGCTTGACCTCAGCGCCCTCGACTTCAAACGCGTGGACGAGGACCTGTACAAGGACCAGTACAAGATGCTCACCATCGGCCAGTTGGAGTTCGCCATTGATAGCCTGCACCTAGTGAACGCGCGGCGCGTGCTCTCGCAGGAGCGGTTCCTGCGCAGCGCGTCATGGGCCGTGCGCGACAGTGCCCGTGCGAACGGTGAAGGCGTGTACACCGACCGCAAAGCCTTCCTCGGCAGGATCGGCCGCGAAGGCCAACAAACGTTGATGGACCAAGCCATGAACCTTGCACGCGGACAAGTTGAGTTCCTGGAGCGCTCGATCAGGGAACGCGAGCAGGCGAAAGAGCAACTGGCGCGTTACGGCATCGAGTGGCACCGGAAGCTGATGCTCAGTTGTGCCTGCGTCATCTTCTTCTTCATCGGTGCACCGCTGGGTGCCATCGTGCGCAAGGGAGGTTTGGGGCTACCGGTGGTGATCGCGGTGGTCTTCTTCCTTGTCTTCCACATCATCAGCTACAGCACCGAGCAGATGGTGAAGAACCTCGATCTGGAACCGTGGCCGGGCATGTGGATCAGCACGCTGGTGGTGCTGCCCATCGGGCTGTTCATCACGTGGAAGGCCGCAACCGACAGTCCGCTGCTGGACGCCGATGCCTATCATCGCGCTTGGGACCGGTTCCGCCGGAAACGCACTGTGCCCGATGCGCATCCTCCAGTTGTGCCATAA